The following are encoded in a window of Mycobacterium sp. ELW1 genomic DNA:
- a CDS encoding alpha/beta fold hydrolase yields MTSAPTRRMVPVDGIPMSGLFAEAADPQGVIVALHGGASSAAYFDCPNHPELSFLRAAAAAGFSAVALDRPGYGASAPYSDSMWEPQRRVELAYGAADAMLGTRDRGGGLFILAHSNGCELALRMAVAERGHDLLGLELAGTGLRQYPAARAILTQATPTHRPAGLRELIWAPEELYPDDVINAVGSAGAPPQEAEISTHWAARDFRALAGHVTAPVRFTAAEHERVWDSTPEALADIAALFGSSARVQIHHQDGAGHNLSLGVAAAQYHSSVLSFFTHCITADSDREAG; encoded by the coding sequence ATGACTAGCGCGCCTACCCGCCGGATGGTTCCGGTCGACGGGATTCCGATGTCGGGCTTGTTCGCCGAGGCGGCGGATCCGCAGGGAGTCATCGTCGCCCTGCACGGCGGGGCGTCCTCGGCGGCATACTTCGACTGCCCCAACCATCCCGAGCTGTCGTTCTTGCGGGCAGCGGCCGCAGCGGGTTTCAGCGCGGTCGCACTCGACCGGCCGGGCTACGGAGCGTCGGCGCCCTACTCCGATTCGATGTGGGAGCCGCAACGCCGGGTCGAGTTGGCCTACGGCGCCGCCGATGCGATGCTCGGCACGCGAGATCGTGGCGGCGGCCTGTTCATCCTGGCGCATTCCAACGGCTGCGAACTCGCGTTGCGGATGGCCGTTGCCGAGCGTGGTCACGACTTGCTGGGCCTCGAACTGGCCGGCACCGGCCTGCGCCAATATCCCGCTGCGAGAGCCATTCTCACGCAGGCGACACCCACCCACCGGCCCGCCGGGCTGCGGGAGTTGATCTGGGCGCCGGAAGAGCTCTACCCCGACGACGTGATCAACGCCGTCGGCTCCGCCGGCGCGCCGCCGCAAGAGGCGGAGATCTCGACGCACTGGGCCGCGCGTGATTTTCGCGCGCTCGCCGGCCATGTCACCGCGCCGGTGCGCTTCACCGCCGCCGAGCATGAACGGGTATGGGACTCGACGCCCGAAGCGCTGGCCGACATCGCCGCACTGTTCGGCTCGTCGGCGCGGGTCCAGATCCACCACCAGGACGGCGCCGGCCACAATCTGAGCTTGGGTGTTGCTGCGGCGCAGTATCACTCGAGTGTTTTGTCGTTCTTCACGCACTGCATCACCGCCGATTCGGACAGAGAGGCCGGCTAA
- a CDS encoding cytochrome P450, whose translation MTQAELVFDPFSQEYFNNPFDIYERMRAEAPLYYDAKEDFYAISRHEDVAAALKDHESFSSTRGCDLAMVKADEPPQKSIIFMDPPEHRHMRSLLNKAFTPRAVQSQRDVVIELADKYLAAADPDNFDVVQDFSGPFPVEVITRMAGVPEEYRQQVRHWIDTSLSREPGQMGTSEAGMQANIETAMYYYGLVQERRENPQDDMISRLIAAEIPDDDGHMRRLDDIEICGFATLLGGAGAETVTKLMGTAAVNFARFPDQWRKLLDDRDKIPAAVEELLRYEGPVQYNVRYTLKDTEVPSGKIPAGKPVFLLLASANRDSHAFTDADAFDIDRDRTEAQNLGLGYGIHSCLGAALARMESALALEKLLDFMPRYEVQWDGLRRVQMQNVAGYSHVPVKVLR comes from the coding sequence ATGACTCAGGCTGAACTCGTCTTCGATCCGTTCTCGCAGGAGTACTTCAACAACCCCTTCGACATCTACGAGCGCATGCGCGCCGAGGCCCCGTTGTATTACGACGCCAAAGAGGACTTCTACGCCATCTCCCGGCACGAGGATGTCGCGGCGGCGCTGAAGGACCATGAGAGCTTCTCGTCGACCCGCGGCTGCGATCTGGCCATGGTGAAGGCGGACGAGCCGCCGCAGAAGTCGATCATCTTCATGGACCCGCCCGAGCATCGGCACATGCGCAGTCTGCTGAACAAGGCCTTCACCCCCCGCGCGGTCCAGTCGCAGCGTGACGTGGTCATCGAACTGGCGGACAAGTATCTGGCCGCGGCCGACCCGGACAACTTCGACGTGGTCCAGGATTTCTCCGGGCCGTTCCCGGTCGAGGTCATCACCCGGATGGCCGGCGTGCCCGAGGAATACCGGCAGCAGGTTCGGCACTGGATCGACACCAGCCTCAGTCGTGAGCCGGGGCAGATGGGGACCAGTGAGGCCGGCATGCAGGCCAATATCGAGACCGCGATGTACTACTACGGCCTGGTGCAGGAGCGGCGCGAGAACCCGCAGGACGACATGATCAGCCGCCTGATCGCCGCCGAGATCCCCGATGACGACGGTCACATGCGCCGATTGGATGACATCGAAATCTGCGGTTTTGCAACGCTTCTCGGTGGTGCGGGTGCCGAGACCGTGACCAAGCTGATGGGGACCGCCGCGGTCAACTTCGCCCGCTTCCCCGACCAGTGGCGCAAGCTGCTCGACGACCGGGACAAGATTCCCGCGGCAGTGGAGGAGCTCCTGCGCTACGAGGGACCGGTGCAGTACAACGTCCGGTACACCCTCAAGGACACCGAAGTGCCCAGCGGCAAGATCCCAGCAGGCAAGCCGGTGTTCCTCCTGCTGGCGTCGGCCAACCGGGACTCGCACGCCTTCACCGATGCCGACGCCTTCGACATCGATCGCGACCGCACCGAGGCGCAGAACCTCGGCCTGGGTTACGGCATCCACAGCTGCCTTGGCGCCGCCCTGGCCCGCATGGAAAGTGCGCTCGCGCTGGAGAAGCTGCTCGACTTCATGCCGCGCTACGAAGTCCAGTGGGATGGGCTGCGCCGGGTGCAGATGCAGAATGTGGCGGGTTACTCCCACGTCCCGGTGAAGGTGCTGCGATGA
- a CDS encoding Rieske (2Fe-2S) protein yields the protein MTKPEKQPRLAQGREHVVATVDEIPPGTHKLVPIGRHGVGVYNVNGTFYAIANYCPHEGGPLCSGRPRGRNIVDESVPGDAVMVRDLEYIYCPWHQWGFELATGTTAVKPEWSIRTYPVRVVGDDVLVMA from the coding sequence ATGACCAAACCCGAAAAGCAGCCCCGCCTGGCGCAAGGTCGAGAGCACGTGGTCGCGACTGTGGACGAAATTCCGCCCGGCACACACAAATTGGTACCGATCGGCCGGCATGGAGTCGGGGTGTACAACGTCAACGGCACGTTCTACGCGATCGCCAACTACTGCCCGCACGAAGGTGGTCCGTTGTGCTCGGGACGCCCCCGTGGACGAAACATCGTCGACGAGAGCGTTCCGGGCGACGCGGTGATGGTGCGCGATCTCGAGTACATCTACTGCCCCTGGCACCAGTGGGGATTCGAGCTTGCAACCGGCACGACTGCGGTCAAGCCGGAGTGGAGTATCCGCACCTACCCGGTCCGAGTGGTGGGCGACGACGTTCTGGTGATGGCATGA
- a CDS encoding NADH-ubiquinone oxidoreductase-F iron-sulfur binding region domain-containing protein: protein MNATAPAGTALTVACAPGITPRLLRLPATVESMSAYASIGGYSPLDSPESLLAEVEGSGLLGRGGAAFPLAVKLRTVRAAHTRGHETVVLANGEEGEPASVKDRWLLRHRPHLVLDGVRLAARLVGAHHAYVYVSDLDAARAVDAALSEVGFDTLGGLQISIVTVDAGYVAGEETAAVRAVNGGPAKPTDKPPRPFQHGIAGHPTLVSNVETLANLPYLHRNGAAAFRSAGTAASPGTFLMTITGAGRPPALYEVPHGMPFRDVLALHGVSPDSVQGALMGGYFAGLLNREVLDTTLDHETFRELGCGLGCGAVAILTDDCSVAVAASVLAYFDRENAGQCGSCFNGTAAMAAAAGALRDGAATAEDVARLERWSVVLRGRGACATLDGAANVAGSLLKHFPAVVEHHLAGACDPCGAGRFSAQRPYEVEAVTQP, encoded by the coding sequence ATGAATGCCACCGCACCCGCAGGCACGGCCTTGACCGTCGCCTGTGCACCGGGAATCACTCCCCGGTTGTTGCGACTGCCCGCAACGGTGGAGAGCATGAGCGCGTATGCGTCCATTGGTGGATACTCGCCACTGGACAGCCCCGAGAGTCTGCTCGCCGAAGTGGAAGGCTCGGGCCTCCTCGGCCGAGGCGGCGCCGCCTTCCCGCTGGCGGTCAAACTGCGCACGGTGCGCGCCGCGCACACCCGCGGCCATGAGACCGTGGTACTGGCCAACGGCGAAGAGGGCGAGCCCGCGTCGGTGAAGGACCGCTGGCTGCTGCGCCACCGTCCGCACCTCGTGCTCGACGGCGTGCGGCTGGCCGCCCGCCTGGTCGGCGCCCACCATGCCTACGTCTACGTCTCCGACCTCGACGCGGCCCGCGCCGTCGACGCCGCGCTCAGCGAAGTGGGCTTCGACACGCTTGGCGGACTTCAGATTTCGATCGTCACGGTGGACGCCGGCTATGTGGCCGGTGAGGAAACCGCCGCGGTGCGCGCCGTCAACGGCGGACCGGCCAAGCCGACAGACAAACCGCCACGGCCGTTCCAGCACGGCATCGCAGGACATCCCACTCTGGTGAGCAACGTCGAGACGTTGGCGAACCTGCCGTATCTCCACCGCAATGGCGCCGCGGCCTTCCGGTCGGCCGGTACGGCGGCGTCGCCGGGCACCTTCCTGATGACGATCACCGGCGCCGGACGCCCACCGGCCCTCTACGAGGTGCCCCACGGCATGCCGTTCCGCGATGTGCTTGCCTTACACGGTGTTTCGCCCGACTCGGTGCAGGGCGCCCTGATGGGCGGCTACTTCGCGGGCTTGCTGAACCGCGAGGTGCTTGACACCACCCTGGATCACGAGACGTTCCGCGAGCTCGGATGCGGCCTCGGCTGTGGCGCGGTGGCGATCCTGACCGACGACTGTTCGGTGGCCGTGGCCGCGTCGGTGCTGGCCTACTTCGACCGGGAGAATGCCGGGCAGTGCGGGTCGTGCTTCAACGGCACGGCGGCGATGGCCGCGGCCGCCGGCGCACTGCGCGACGGTGCGGCCACCGCCGAGGACGTCGCCCGCCTGGAGCGCTGGTCAGTCGTGCTGCGCGGCCGGGGTGCCTGCGCCACCCTCGACGGCGCGGCCAATGTGGCGGGCAGCCTGCTCAAGCATTTCCCCGCCGTTGTCGAACATCACCTGGCCGGCGCCTGCGATCCGTGCGGGGCAGGCCGATTCAGCGCCCAGCGTCCCTACGAGGTGGAGGCGGTGACGCAGCCATGA
- a CDS encoding acyl-CoA dehydrogenase family protein has product MRRDLFTADHEAFRELARDFIEKEVVPAYPQWEKAGRMPRETFAKLGETGIMGVTLPEEYGGGGQDDYRYNVVLQEEAARALVTLSTVRTQLEVILPYFLHYANDEQRARWFPGLAAGTLLTAVAMTEPGTGSDLAGVRTTAVRDGDHYIVNGAKTFITGGMQADLVVVVARTSTDPDNRRAGLTLLVVEDGMAGFTRGRELEKMGCKVQDTAELSFVDVRVPAANVLGEEGQAFSYLGHNLAQERLTVAVGSVAQARSAIAAAIEYTQSRKAFGTPVASFQNTKFELAACSTEVEAAQAMLDRAVALHVEGELGGADAARVKLFCTEMQQRVIDRCLQLFGGYGYMMEYPIARLYTDARVARIYAGTSEVMKVIIAKSLGL; this is encoded by the coding sequence ATGCGCCGCGACCTGTTCACCGCCGACCACGAGGCGTTTCGCGAACTCGCTCGGGACTTCATCGAGAAGGAAGTCGTGCCCGCCTACCCGCAGTGGGAGAAGGCGGGCCGGATGCCGCGCGAGACGTTCGCGAAGCTCGGGGAGACCGGGATCATGGGTGTCACGCTGCCCGAGGAGTACGGCGGCGGCGGTCAGGACGACTACCGCTACAACGTGGTCCTGCAGGAAGAAGCAGCCCGCGCACTGGTCACGTTGTCGACGGTCCGCACCCAGCTCGAGGTGATCCTGCCGTACTTCCTGCACTACGCGAACGACGAGCAACGGGCCCGCTGGTTTCCCGGGCTGGCGGCCGGAACGCTGCTCACCGCGGTCGCGATGACCGAACCGGGCACCGGGTCGGACCTGGCCGGCGTGCGCACGACGGCGGTACGAGATGGCGACCACTACATCGTCAACGGCGCAAAGACTTTCATCACCGGCGGCATGCAAGCCGATCTGGTGGTCGTCGTGGCGCGGACGTCCACCGACCCGGACAATCGTCGCGCCGGGCTGACGCTGCTGGTCGTCGAGGACGGGATGGCGGGCTTCACCCGCGGACGCGAACTCGAGAAGATGGGCTGCAAGGTCCAGGACACCGCCGAGCTGTCATTCGTCGACGTCCGGGTGCCTGCGGCCAACGTGCTGGGGGAGGAGGGGCAGGCCTTCAGCTACCTCGGGCACAACCTGGCCCAGGAGCGGCTCACCGTGGCGGTGGGCTCGGTGGCCCAAGCCCGCTCGGCGATCGCCGCAGCGATCGAATACACCCAGAGCCGCAAGGCTTTCGGCACGCCCGTCGCCTCGTTTCAGAACACCAAGTTCGAGCTGGCGGCCTGCTCGACGGAGGTCGAGGCGGCCCAGGCCATGCTCGACCGGGCGGTGGCCCTGCACGTCGAGGGCGAGCTCGGCGGCGCCGATGCCGCCCGGGTCAAGCTGTTCTGCACCGAGATGCAGCAGCGGGTGATCGACCGCTGCCTGCAACTGTTCGGCGGATACGGCTACATGATGGAGTATCCGATCGCCCGGCTCTATACCGATGCGCGAGTGGCCCGGATCTACGCCGGGACCAGCGAGGTGATGAAGGTGATCATCGCCAAGTCATTGGGGCTGTAG
- a CDS encoding NAD(P)-dependent oxidoreductase, with amino-acid sequence MKVGFIGAGRMGAPMVRRLAGAGHDVTALGRTPEKLTAVVELGASPVETPTEVARDAEAVILCVFTDEQVRQIVLADDLLGAMRPGSVLILHTTGNPRTAEAVAAQADEFGIGVLDAPVSGGPHDIAAGRVTVFVGGDDDAVRRARPVLSSYADPVLHVGPTGFGQRVKLINNALFAAQIGIVSEAVGLARRLGVDEATLLGALPHGSGASRALDSIARVGSASGFIAAVGEFIGKDVAVVRATAADLGTDLGLLGGAVDAGLPSAKGEGN; translated from the coding sequence GTGAAAGTGGGCTTCATCGGTGCGGGCCGGATGGGTGCACCCATGGTTCGACGGCTGGCCGGCGCCGGCCACGACGTCACAGCGCTCGGCAGGACCCCCGAAAAGCTCACCGCCGTCGTCGAATTGGGTGCCAGTCCCGTCGAGACTCCGACCGAAGTGGCCCGCGACGCCGAGGCGGTGATTCTCTGTGTCTTCACCGACGAGCAGGTGCGCCAGATCGTCCTGGCCGACGACCTGCTGGGTGCGATGCGTCCGGGCTCGGTGCTGATCCTGCACACCACGGGCAACCCGCGCACCGCCGAGGCGGTCGCCGCGCAGGCGGACGAATTCGGCATCGGCGTGCTCGACGCACCGGTGAGCGGCGGACCGCATGACATCGCTGCCGGAAGGGTGACGGTATTCGTCGGCGGCGACGACGACGCGGTGCGGCGGGCGCGACCGGTGCTGTCCAGCTATGCCGACCCGGTGCTGCACGTCGGACCGACGGGGTTCGGTCAGCGGGTCAAGTTGATCAACAACGCGCTGTTCGCCGCGCAGATCGGCATCGTGTCGGAGGCGGTCGGGCTGGCCCGTCGCCTCGGTGTCGACGAGGCCACTCTGCTCGGCGCGCTCCCCCATGGCAGCGGCGCCAGCCGGGCTCTGGATTCGATCGCCAGGGTCGGCTCAGCGAGCGGATTCATTGCTGCTGTCGGCGAATTCATCGGCAAGGACGTCGCCGTCGTCCGCGCGACCGCCGCCGATCTGGGGACCGACCTCGGACTGCTCGGGGGCGCCGTCGACGCCGGCCTGCCGAGTGCGAAAGGTGAGGGGAATTAG
- a CDS encoding NAD(P)-dependent oxidoreductase — protein MRVGFIGLGSQGAPMARRIVEGGYPLTLWARRAASVDPFADTAATVAASPQELAANSDLVCLCVVGDADVLEVATGDGGVLSGLRPGGIIAVHATVHPDTCRQLAEQAAAQGVAVIDAPVSGGGPAAEEGKLLVMVGGEDAVVEKVRPVFATYADPIVHLGDVGSGQVTKLLNNLLFTANIATAKTALDLGAALGITPENLSEVITRGSANSFALGSVARFGGNLDILKQVAAGLLHKDVSLIAGIADKAGAQPGAVLDAADAALRLMDNPR, from the coding sequence ATGCGCGTCGGATTCATCGGGCTGGGCAGCCAAGGCGCACCCATGGCACGCCGGATCGTCGAGGGCGGCTACCCGCTCACGCTCTGGGCTCGGCGCGCGGCATCGGTGGACCCCTTCGCCGACACCGCAGCCACGGTCGCGGCATCGCCTCAGGAGCTGGCTGCCAACAGCGATCTGGTGTGCCTGTGTGTGGTCGGCGACGCCGACGTGCTCGAGGTGGCGACCGGCGACGGCGGCGTGCTGTCCGGACTTCGGCCCGGCGGCATCATCGCCGTCCACGCCACCGTGCATCCCGACACCTGCCGTCAGTTGGCCGAGCAGGCCGCAGCTCAGGGGGTCGCCGTCATCGATGCGCCCGTCAGCGGTGGTGGCCCGGCCGCCGAAGAGGGAAAGCTTCTCGTGATGGTCGGCGGTGAGGATGCCGTCGTGGAGAAGGTCCGCCCGGTGTTCGCCACATACGCCGATCCGATTGTGCACCTGGGTGACGTCGGCTCCGGTCAGGTGACCAAACTGCTGAACAACCTGTTGTTCACCGCGAACATCGCGACCGCCAAGACCGCACTGGATCTCGGTGCGGCGCTGGGTATCACGCCCGAGAACCTGTCGGAGGTGATCACCCGGGGGTCGGCCAACAGTTTCGCGCTGGGCAGCGTGGCCCGCTTCGGCGGCAATCTCGACATCCTCAAGCAGGTCGCCGCGGGGCTGCTGCACAAGGATGTCAGCCTGATCGCGGGCATCGCCGACAAGGCGGGCGCCCAGCCCGGTGCGGTGCTGGACGCCGCCGACGCCGCACTGAGGTTGATGGACAATCCACGGTGA
- a CDS encoding ferredoxin — MKIEVDFGLCEANAICMGIIPEVFQVDDQDYLHVLNDEVTPENEAQIRDAVRQCPRQAISITE, encoded by the coding sequence ATGAAGATTGAAGTGGACTTCGGCCTGTGTGAGGCCAATGCGATCTGTATGGGGATCATCCCGGAGGTGTTCCAGGTCGACGACCAGGATTACCTGCACGTCCTCAACGACGAGGTGACCCCGGAGAACGAGGCACAGATTCGCGACGCGGTGCGTCAGTGCCCCCGGCAGGCCATCTCCATCACGGAGTAG
- a CDS encoding TetR/AcrR family transcriptional regulator, translating into MTAPESSALRTSDLRRPYATLLAKGEDRKQRILDVAQRLLARNGWRNTTLAQIAKEAGVTAAGLLHHFESKEQLLHAVLDARDADDSEHADYLTGDLVEGIANAADRFDRSPQLVGTFAVLMVENIAPDAPLHDRLVDRYRQAVGIIADRIRSGQAEGRYRSDVNPAQKAVEILAFVNGMETSWLLDPSIPLIDVFREYSRSLASQLMAPAGS; encoded by the coding sequence ATGACGGCACCAGAGTCCTCGGCTCTCCGCACGAGCGATCTTCGCCGTCCCTACGCCACCCTCCTGGCCAAAGGGGAGGACCGTAAGCAGCGCATTCTCGACGTCGCGCAGCGGCTCCTGGCCCGCAACGGCTGGCGCAACACCACCCTTGCGCAGATCGCGAAGGAGGCTGGTGTCACCGCCGCGGGGCTGTTGCATCACTTCGAGTCCAAGGAGCAGCTGCTCCACGCGGTGCTCGACGCCCGGGACGCCGACGACAGCGAACATGCCGACTACCTGACCGGCGACCTGGTCGAGGGCATCGCCAATGCCGCCGACCGGTTCGACCGGTCACCCCAGCTCGTCGGCACCTTCGCGGTGCTGATGGTGGAGAACATCGCACCCGACGCCCCGCTGCACGACCGGCTGGTGGATCGCTACCGGCAGGCGGTCGGCATCATCGCCGACCGGATCCGCAGCGGTCAGGCCGAGGGCCGATACCGATCAGACGTGAACCCGGCCCAGAAGGCCGTGGAAATCCTGGCATTTGTGAACGGAATGGAGACCTCATGGCTGCTCGACCCGTCGATACCGCTGATCGATGTGTTCCGGGAGTACTCCAGGTCGCTGGCGAGCCAGCTGATGGCGCCCGCCGGATCATGA
- a CDS encoding amidohydrolase family protein: MTLTHSQERVAPAERIAIRCVDSDVHPVPKRGVLQEYIPEPIRTKYFRNHRVGETIYYDAPDYAHAYAMRVDTFPDDGEFACSDPDLALRQAIMEAGADVCILEPAHAPCRIPEATAALSYAHNTWQAEHWLDSKTNWHERWRGSILVAIEDPEGGAREIEKWAEHPYMAQVMIKAEPRPSWGDPRYDPIWAAAVKANKPVSCHLSRGFFETLPIPPVGLPSYNHDFMVSYSLLAANQVMSMIFDGLFDRFPTLRIVFVEHAFSWILPLMWRMDAIYDARRSWLDITRKPSEYVKDHIKFTTQPLDYPEDKTELLRAFEWMECEKILLFSSDYPHWTYDDPRWLVKHLPEHAREAVMFRNGIETYGLPDTVPALEGQTRVF; the protein is encoded by the coding sequence ATGACTCTCACCCACAGCCAGGAGCGAGTCGCTCCCGCCGAACGCATCGCGATCCGGTGCGTCGACTCCGATGTCCACCCGGTGCCCAAGCGTGGCGTTCTGCAGGAGTACATCCCAGAGCCGATACGGACCAAGTACTTCAGGAACCATCGGGTCGGCGAAACGATCTACTATGACGCTCCCGACTACGCGCATGCCTACGCGATGCGCGTCGACACCTTCCCCGACGACGGCGAATTCGCCTGCAGTGACCCCGACCTCGCGCTACGCCAGGCCATCATGGAGGCCGGCGCCGACGTCTGCATCCTCGAACCGGCACACGCGCCGTGCCGGATACCCGAAGCCACGGCAGCGCTGTCCTACGCCCACAACACCTGGCAGGCCGAGCACTGGCTGGACAGCAAGACAAACTGGCACGAACGGTGGCGCGGCTCGATCCTGGTCGCCATCGAAGACCCCGAAGGCGGCGCCCGCGAGATCGAGAAGTGGGCCGAGCACCCGTACATGGCCCAGGTCATGATCAAGGCCGAGCCGCGACCGTCGTGGGGCGACCCACGGTACGACCCGATCTGGGCGGCGGCCGTCAAAGCCAACAAACCGGTCAGCTGCCACCTGTCGCGGGGATTCTTCGAGACACTGCCGATCCCGCCGGTCGGGTTGCCCAGCTACAACCACGATTTCATGGTCAGCTACTCACTGCTGGCCGCCAACCAGGTGATGAGCATGATCTTCGACGGGCTCTTCGACCGGTTCCCCACCTTGCGAATCGTGTTCGTGGAGCACGCCTTCAGCTGGATCCTGCCGCTGATGTGGCGCATGGACGCCATCTACGACGCGCGCAGGTCCTGGCTGGACATCACGCGCAAGCCCAGCGAGTACGTCAAGGACCACATCAAGTTCACCACCCAGCCGCTGGACTATCCCGAGGACAAGACCGAATTGCTGCGGGCCTTCGAATGGATGGAATGCGAGAAGATCCTGCTGTTCTCCTCCGACTACCCGCACTGGACCTACGACGACCCGCGCTGGCTGGTAAAGCACCTGCCCGAGCACGCGCGAGAAGCGGTGATGTTCCGCAACGGGATCGAGACGTACGGCCTGCCCGACACCGTCCCGGCCCTCGAGGGTCAGACGCGAGTGTTCTGA
- a CDS encoding alpha/beta hydrolase, with protein MSTPTTAGPQLRDGEQVLEINGGNVVYEILGEAGDFIALTPGGRYSKDIEGLRPLAEELVKGGYRVLLWDRPNCGKSDLQFHGQSESHMRAETLHGLITGLGIGPCIIAGGSGGARDSILTTILYPEIATKLVTWNIVGGVYGSFVLGSYYLVPSILAVRGLGIKGLLHVDEWKERIAENPVNKERILAMDPDEFLRVMLRWLNAFVPKPGQAIPGVDDELFGDIKVPTLIIRGGENDWDHPKRTSLEVNCLIKGSTLIDPPWPEDAWERAGEDRASGKVKHFNMFDTWVQAAPAILDFLGR; from the coding sequence ATGAGCACGCCCACGACCGCCGGCCCGCAGCTGCGCGACGGCGAGCAGGTCCTGGAGATCAACGGCGGCAACGTCGTTTACGAGATCCTGGGCGAAGCAGGTGATTTCATCGCACTGACCCCCGGCGGCCGATACAGCAAGGACATCGAGGGTTTGCGCCCGCTGGCCGAGGAGCTGGTCAAGGGCGGCTACCGGGTGCTGCTGTGGGACCGGCCCAACTGCGGGAAGTCCGACCTCCAGTTCCACGGGCAGAGTGAATCCCACATGCGCGCCGAGACGTTGCACGGGTTGATCACCGGCCTGGGTATCGGTCCGTGCATCATCGCCGGCGGCTCCGGCGGCGCCCGGGACTCGATCCTGACCACGATCCTGTACCCCGAGATCGCCACCAAGCTGGTGACCTGGAACATCGTCGGCGGTGTCTACGGCAGCTTCGTGCTGGGCTCCTACTATCTGGTTCCCAGCATCCTCGCGGTGCGTGGCCTCGGTATCAAAGGCCTTCTGCACGTGGATGAATGGAAGGAGCGCATCGCCGAGAACCCGGTGAACAAAGAGCGCATCCTGGCGATGGATCCCGACGAGTTCCTTCGGGTCATGTTGCGCTGGCTCAATGCGTTCGTACCCAAGCCCGGTCAGGCGATCCCCGGCGTCGACGACGAGCTCTTCGGCGACATCAAGGTGCCCACCCTGATCATCCGTGGCGGCGAGAACGACTGGGACCACCCCAAGCGCACCTCGCTCGAGGTGAACTGCCTCATCAAGGGCTCCACGCTGATCGACCCACCGTGGCCGGAGGATGCCTGGGAGCGCGCCGGCGAGGACCGTGCATCCGGAAAGGTCAAGCACTTCAACATGTTCGACACCTGGGTGCAGGCGGCCCCGGCCATTCTGGACTTCCTGGGCCGATGA
- a CDS encoding ferredoxin, which translates to MSGEIRIRLDRTLCDGFGACAKHAPKHFSLDDWGYASLIGDGRVAEADRDDVLRALFDCPVHAIIEISDNEFDGETRPADTPAEESPVFEARWGYAQ; encoded by the coding sequence ATGAGCGGTGAGATTCGAATTCGGCTGGACCGGACGCTCTGTGACGGTTTCGGCGCCTGCGCCAAGCACGCGCCCAAGCACTTTTCGCTCGACGACTGGGGCTACGCGTCCCTGATCGGGGACGGCAGGGTTGCCGAGGCCGACCGTGACGATGTCCTGCGTGCACTGTTCGACTGCCCGGTGCACGCGATCATCGAGATCAGCGACAACGAGTTCGACGGCGAGACCAGGCCTGCGGACACACCGGCCGAGGAATCACCGGTCTTCGAGGCCCGCTGGGGCTACGCCCAGTGA